One genomic window of Pseudomonas aeruginosa includes the following:
- the mexP gene encoding multidrug efflux RND transporter periplasmic adaptor subunit MexP, which translates to MNLRHFIRITATLGVAALIAGCGESAPPGAASAPPSVPVAEVVVRPVTPYAEFTGSLTAVEQVELRPRVAGYIQDVTVPEGRLVEKGQQLFLIDPRVFKAAQDAARARLREAEAAALLARTEHERAELLYARKVVARERLDSAIASRNASKAQVDAARAALDAAQLDLGFTRVTAPIGGRVGHIQVTEGNYVTNGVTALTSIVSVDPLYVYFDVDERTYLQALAPTRGREGEQAPRVKVALLTDESYGRSSRLDFLANAADRGTGTVRVRAVVDNPDGQLTPGLFAKVRLETGKPREQVLVADHSIGTDQGRRYVLVVDEGNKTQYRPVELGPMVDGLRVVRQGLQPGERIVVKGLVRPDMQITPLLAEIDGTPVDLSKTVGAAQ; encoded by the coding sequence ATGAATCTCAGACACTTCATCCGCATCACCGCGACGCTAGGCGTCGCGGCCCTTATCGCTGGCTGCGGGGAATCGGCGCCGCCCGGGGCGGCGAGCGCCCCGCCAAGCGTTCCCGTCGCCGAGGTGGTGGTTCGCCCGGTGACACCCTACGCCGAGTTCACCGGCTCGCTGACCGCTGTCGAGCAGGTAGAACTACGGCCGCGCGTCGCCGGCTACATCCAGGACGTTACGGTGCCGGAAGGCCGCCTGGTAGAGAAGGGCCAGCAACTGTTCCTCATCGACCCGCGCGTGTTCAAGGCGGCGCAGGATGCCGCCAGGGCACGCCTGCGCGAGGCCGAGGCCGCGGCGTTGCTGGCGCGCACCGAACACGAGCGAGCCGAGCTGCTGTATGCGCGGAAGGTCGTCGCCCGGGAGCGGCTCGACAGCGCCATCGCCTCGCGCAATGCCAGCAAGGCCCAGGTCGATGCGGCCAGGGCCGCCCTCGACGCGGCGCAACTGGATCTCGGCTTCACGCGGGTGACGGCACCGATCGGCGGGCGTGTCGGGCATATCCAGGTCACCGAGGGCAACTACGTCACCAATGGCGTCACCGCGCTGACCAGCATCGTCTCGGTCGATCCGCTGTACGTGTACTTCGATGTCGACGAGCGCACCTACCTGCAGGCCCTGGCGCCGACCCGCGGCAGGGAAGGCGAGCAGGCCCCCAGGGTCAAGGTGGCGTTGCTCACCGACGAGTCCTATGGACGAAGCAGTCGCCTCGATTTCCTCGCCAATGCCGCCGACCGCGGGACCGGCACGGTCCGGGTTCGGGCGGTGGTCGACAACCCGGACGGGCAACTGACGCCGGGGCTGTTCGCCAAGGTCAGGCTGGAGACCGGCAAGCCTCGCGAGCAGGTGCTGGTCGCCGACCATTCCATCGGCACCGACCAGGGCCGGCGCTATGTGCTGGTCGTCGACGAAGGCAACAAGACCCAGTACCGGCCGGTGGAACTCGGGCCGATGGTCGACGGCCTGCGGGTCGTCCGCCAGGGCCTGCAGCCGGGCGAGCGCATCGTCGTCAAGGGCCTGGTGCGGCCGGACATGCAGATCACGCCGCTCCTTGCGGAAATCGATGGCACGCCCGTCGACCTGTCGAAGACCGTGGGGGCCGCACAATGA